In a genomic window of Gossypium arboreum isolate Shixiya-1 chromosome 9, ASM2569848v2, whole genome shotgun sequence:
- the LOC108457460 gene encoding F-box/kelch-repeat protein At1g15670-like, whose amino-acid sequence MVSIELSPELIPGLPEEIGLDCLIRFHYSTYRVAARVCRRWQQHLQSRELHYLRKQAGYTRKAACIVQLLNNTSDSAGSKPVGPPTYGLTVFDPVSGIWDRIDPVPKYPYGLPLFCQIASSEGKLVVMGGWDPSSYDPVRDVLIYDFTTQRWRQGKQMPETRSFFAPGGFEGRIIVAGGHDENKNALSTAWEYDVNRDEWTELARMSQERDECQGMVIGSEFWVVSGYRTDNQGEFEGSAELMDLRTGEWRRIEEAWKESQCPRSCVGVGKEQKLFYWGDCDSAIRVGACAVPLGERTLVCGSAYQGGPQGFFLVEGHGERFKRIDVPPQFSGFVQSGCSLDI is encoded by the coding sequence ATGGTTTCTATTGAGTTATCACCGGAGTTGATTCCCGGTTTACCTGAGGAAATTGGACTCGATTGTTTGATTCGGTTTCATTATTCTACTTACAGAGTCGCAGCTCGAGTCTGCCGACGATGGCAACAGCATCTCCAAAGCAGGGAGTTGCACTATCTCAGAAAGCAAGCCGGATATACCCGTAAAGCGGCTTGCATAGTTCAATTACTCAATAACACCTCCGACTCTGCTGGGTCAAAGCCGGTTGGTCCACCCACATACGGCCTTACAGTTTTTGATCCTGTGAGTGGAATCTGGGATAGAATTGACCCGGTTCCCAAGTACCCTTATGGTCTTCCTTTGTTTTGCCAGATAGCAAGCTCTGAAGGAAAGCTAGTGGTGATGGGTGGATGGGACCCCTCAAGTTATGACCCAGTGCGGGATGTCCTCATATACGACTTCACAACTCAGCGGTGGAGACAAGGGAAGCAGATGCCGGAAACTCGATCGTTCTTTGCGCCTGGGGGGTTTGAAGGGCGCATTATTGTGGCGGGTGGTCATGACGAGAACAAGAACGCTTTAAGTACAGCGTGGGAATACGACGTGAACAGGGATGAATGGACCGAGTTGGCTCGGATGAGTCAGGAGCGAGATGAGTGTCAAGGGATGGTGATTGGGTCGGAATTCTGGGTGGTGAGCGGATATAGAACGGATAATCAAGGAGAATTCGAGGGGAGCGCGGAGTTGATGGATTTGAGGACGGGCGAATGGAGACGAATTGAGGAAGCTTGGAAGGAGAGCCAGTGTCCTAGATCTTGCGTGGGTGTTGGGAAAGAGCAGAAACTCTTCTACTGGGGCGACTGTGACTCGGCGATACGAGTGGGAGCATGTGCTGTACCTTTGGGAGAACGGACACTTGTGTGTGGATCAGCTTACCAAGGTGGTCCACAGGGGTTCTTTTTGGTCGAAGGACACGGTGAAAGATTTAAGAGAATCGATGTTCCACCCCAGTTTTCTGGGTTTGTACAATCTGGTTGTTCCCTGGATATCTAA